The Malus domestica chromosome 06, GDT2T_hap1 genome has a segment encoding these proteins:
- the LOC103436894 gene encoding abscisic acid receptor PYR1-like: MEKSEGSMAEQDAAEETQHHLILPSGLTQNEFDELKSFVNEFHKYHVGPGKCSSLLAQRVHAPPNTVWSVVRRFDQPQAYKHFIRSCNVEEGFKMTVGCTRDVNVISGLPAATSTERLDLLEEDRQVTGFSIIGGEHRLRNYRSVTTVHGFDRDGRISTVVLESYVVDVPEGNSEEDTRLFADTVVKLNLQKLASVTEGMAGDGGR; encoded by the coding sequence ATGGAGAAAAGCGAGGGCTCAATGGCCGAGCAGGACGCGGCGGAGGAAACCCAGCACCACCTCATCCTCCCTTCCGGCTTGACTCAGAACGAGTTCGACGAGTTGAAGAGCTTCGTAAACGAGTTCCACAAGTATCACGTGGGCCCCGGAAAATGCTCTTCCCTACTCGCGCAACGCGTGCACGCGCCGCCCAACACCGTGTGGTCGGTGGTGCGGCGCTTTGACCAGCCCCAGGCCTACAAGCACTTCATCCGGAGCTGTAACGTCGAGGAAGGGTTTAAAATGACCGTCGGGTGCACCAGGGACGTCAATGTTATCTCAGGGCTACCGGCTGCCACCAGCACCGAGCGCCTCGACTTACTCGAGGAAGACCGCCAGGTCACCGGTTTCAGTATCATCGGGGGCGAGCACCGCCTCAGGAATTACCGGTCTGTCACTACCGTGCATGGGTTTGACCGTGACGGGAGGATCTCGACCGTTGTTTTGGAATCTTACGTCGTCGATGTACCCGAGGGGAATTCCGAGGAGGACACGCGTCTCTTCGCTGATACTGTTGTCAAGTTGAACCTCCAGAAGCTGGCGTCGGTGACGGAAGGGATGGCGGGTGACGGTGGGCGCTAA